Proteins encoded in a region of the Zea mays cultivar B73 chromosome 2, Zm-B73-REFERENCE-NAM-5.0, whole genome shotgun sequence genome:
- the LOC103647057 gene encoding transcription repressor OFP8, whose amino-acid sequence MSTRARGGGRQLQFPVGRRRRYAPVVDAECGCRPRRPRLLSLPSFLRRPCSQLMDGVKAAATTTTTRGGVGEQYSSCASTSTAASSAATRSTGGYASAYSSDYYYCYPSRVAYGAGAAAKAQQATKKKKKEKEKRGEKAEAEADGLGVAVEKESSDPRADFRDSMVQMVLEMGLCDWDGLRGMLRRLLALNAPRHHAAILTAFAEVCAQLAGAAAAAAPPAHPSPPAPCQYRR is encoded by the coding sequence ATGTCAACCagagcgcgcggcggcgggaggcAGTTGCAGTTCCCGGTGGGGCGGCGCCGCCGGTACGCGCCGGTGGTCGACGCCGAGTGCGGGTGCCGgccgcgccgcccgaggctgctcAGCCTGCCGTCCTTCCTCAGACGGCCCTGCAGCCAGCTGATGGACGGTGTTAAGGCGgctgcgacgacgacgacgacgaggggCGGCGTCGGCGAGCAGTACTCCTCCTgcgcctccacctccaccgccgCCTCGTCGGCGGCCACACGCAGCACCGGCGGCTACGCGTCGGCCTACTCCTccgactactactactgctaccccTCGCGCGTCGCATACGGAGCTGGAGCCGCAGCCAAGGCGCAGCAGGCgaccaagaagaagaagaaggagaaggagaagcgGGGCGAgaaggcggaggcggaggcggacggCTTGGGCGTGGCGGTGGAGAAGGAGTCGTCGGACCCGCGCGCGGACTTCCGCGACAGCATGGTGCAGATGGTGTTGGAGATGGGGCTGTGCGACTGGGACGGCCTCCGCGGCATGCTGCGCCGCCTGCTCGCCCTCAACGCGCCGCGCCACCACGCCGCCATCCTCACCGCCTTCGCCGAGGTCTGCGCGCAGctcgccggcgcggcggccgctGCCGCTCCTCCTGCGCACCCGTCGCCGCCAGCGCCGTGCCAGTACCGGCGCTAG